From a region of the Suncus etruscus isolate mSunEtr1 chromosome 11, mSunEtr1.pri.cur, whole genome shotgun sequence genome:
- the DNAJA4 gene encoding dnaJ homolog subfamily A member 4: MARGGGQSWTSAESEAAAAAEAEQPAEMAEETGPKEQGDKMVKETHYYDILGVKPSASPEEIKKAYRRLALKFHPDKNPDEGDKFKLISQVYEVLSDPKKRDIYDQGGEQAIKEGTSGSPGFSSPMDIFDMFFGGGARMARDRRGKNVVHQLSVTLEDLYNGTTKKLSLQKNVICEKCEGVGGKKGSVEKCLLCKGRGTQVHIQQIGPGMVQQIQTVCVECKGQGECISPKDRCESCQGAKVVHEKKVIEVHVEKGMKDGQKILFHGEGDQEPDLEPGDVIIVLDLEEHSVFQRRGHDLLMKMIILLSEALCGFKKTIQTLDRRILVITSKSGEVVKHGDLKCVRGEGMPIYKTPLEKGTLIIQFQVAFPKNHWLVLDKLPQLEALLPPRQKVRVSEDMEQVDLQEFSPTEHSWRQHREAYEEDEDGPRAGVQCQTA, encoded by the exons ATGGCTCGGGGCGGCGGCCAGAGCTGGACCTCGGCGGAgtcggaggcggcggcggcggcggaggcagAGCAGCCTGCGGAGATGGCCGAGGAGACCGGGCCCAAGGAGCAGGG AGACAAGATGGTGAAGGAGACGCACTACTACGACATTCTGGGGGTGAAGCCCAGCGCCTCCCCCGAGGAGATCAAGAAGGCGTACCGCAGGCTAGCACTCAAGTTCCACCCGGACAAGAACCCAGATGAGGGCGACAAG TTTAAGCTCATCTCGCAAGTATATGAAGTGCTCTCAGATCCAAAGAAAAGGGACATCTATGACCAGGGAGGCGAGCAGGCCATCAAGGAGGGGACCTCAGGCAGCCCTGGCTTTTCCTCCCCCATGGACATCTTCGACATGTTCTTCGGTGGTGGAGCACGGATGGCCCGGGACAGACGAG GCAAGAATGTGGTGCACCAGTTGTCTGTGACTCTCGAAGATTTGTATAATGGAACCACAAAAAAGCTATCGCTTCAGAAAAACGTCATCTGTGAGAAATGTGAAG GCGTTGGTGGGAAGAAGGGGTCCGTGGAGAAGTGTCTGCTCTGCAAGGGGCGAGGCACGCAGGTGCACATCCAGCAGATCGGGCCAGGCATGGTGCAGCAGATCCAGACCGTGTGTGTCGAGTGCAAGGGCCAGGGCGAGTGCATCAGCCCCAAGGACCGCTGCGAGAGCTGCCAGGGCGCCAAAGTGGTGCACGAGAAGAAGGTCATTGAGGTGCATGTGGAGAAAG GTATGAAAGATGGGCAGAAAATTCTGTTCCATGGAGAAGGCGACCAGGAGCCAGATCTGGAGCCCGGGGACGTCATCATCGTGCTGGACCTGGAGGAGCACAGCGTCTTTCAGAGACGTGGCCATGACTTGCTCATGAAAATGATCATCTTGCTTTCCGAGGCCCTTTGTGGCTTCAAGAAGACGATTCAAACACTGGACAGGCGGATCCTTGTGATCACGTCCAAATCAG GGGAGGTGGTGAAGCACGGGGACCTAAAATGTGTGCGCGGTGAGGGCATGCCCATCTACAAGACGCCCCTGGAGAAAGGGACCCTTATCATCCAATTCCAG GTGGCCTTTCCTAAAAATCACTGGCTCGTGTTGGACAAGCTCCCGCAGCTGGAAGCTCTGCTGCCCCCACGGCAGAAGGTCCGAGTCTCTGAGGACATGGAGCAGGTGGACCTCCAGGAGTTCAGccccactgagcacagctggcggCAGCACCGTGAGGCCTACGAAGAGGACGAAGATGGGCCTCGTGCCGGCGTGCAGTGCCAGACAGCGTGA